The genomic interval TGTAGGGAGGGCATGCCAGCGCCCGAAACCTGGGGTTATTGGGCACTTCATCACGAACCCAGCACGGACTGCCTACAAAACAACATCCGCCGTGAAGTACGGCACATTGCATTTTTTAAAAGAATACATAATTCATTGCATACAAAATTTATCCATACACAAGGCCGAATACCATGAACACACTTACTCTTAAAAAGCTCAGCCTGACCGCAGTCTGCGTGGGTGCGGGCCTGGTTTTCTCCAGTGCCGCCCACGCCCTTCCCACCCTGGACCCCCTGCACATCGGCACCGCACCCACCGGCACCGGCACCGGCGCAGGTCTGGCAGGCAGCTGGTACAAGGTGGACAACAGCGCCCATTTCAGCGACTACGTCTACACCGAGACCGATCCCGGCTCCAGCCGCTATGGCCAAACCGATGCCATCAAGAACTTCAGCTGGGGCTCCGGCATCTGGGCCGCCACCGACATCGCTGCCATCGCGGCAGGCACCAACCCCTTTGTGACGGCCACCGGCAGCACCCTGGGCGCCGTCAGCTATTCGAACAACATCTACAACAACACCGTCAACAGCGGCGGCTACGGCAACCCCTGGGCACCCGACTATGACCGCACGTTGACCCCCATCGTCGGCGGAGCCAATGGCTGCAACCTCGCCAGCGCCAACACCGCCGCCTGCGCCGGTGAGCAAAACTATGCGGCCATCTTCACCGGCTACATCTACGTGGCCACGGCGGGGGTGTACGACTTTGGCGTATTTGCCGACGATGGCTTTCTCTTCAACTTGCTGGGTGCCAACAACACCAGCCTGGGGATGGCCCACAACTCGGTCGTGGGTAGCCCGGGCCGCGACATGTATTCGCTGGCCAACGAAAACGGCAGTACTGGCATCAATCTGGCCGTGGGCTACTACGGCATTGATCTGAGCTACTTCAACCGCGAAGAATCCGGTGTGATCGATCTGGGCTGGCGCGGCCCGGGTGCCACCGCATGGTCGGTCATCGACAACAACGTGCTCTACAACAACGTGCCCGAGCCCAGCAGCCTCGCCTTGATCGGCATGGGCCTGTTGGGCCTGTGGGGCTCACGCAGAAGCCGCCGCGCTGCCCACTGCACTGCCGTTTAACCCCACTACAGTGCGCCCGATCGCTCTATGCGACGGGCGCATTTTTTTCATGCATTCAATATATTTTGTAACGCCAGAAGCAAAAAAACACGGTGTCGGAACAAAAACCAGCACACTTCTAAAGCTATCGTGGCCCGCATCGGCAGTCTGAACTGAAATCCTATGGGAATACAAACTCCAAAATCGACGCTATTTTTGGCTTTAGCGATTGCGTCGCTCACCGGCGGTGCACAGACGGTCCCTACGCCGACCAACGCCTACCAACAAGCCATTTCCAATGCCCGTGCGGGCCGCTTCGATGCCGCCTTGCCCATGCTGGAGCGGCTGGTACAACAGAACCCCCAAAGCGCCGCCTACCGATACGACTGGATCGCCGTGTTGAGCTGGTCCGACCGGCACGCCGAGGCGCTGGCCGCCAGCCAGGCTCTGGGTCTCACCGCCCAGGTACCGGATTACGTGGTGTCGGCCATCGGCAAATCGGCCCTTAACGGTGGCCAGCCCCAGCGGGCGGAAGCGGCCTACCGCAGCCTGCTGGCCCGCCACCCTCGCGATGCCGATGCGGCTCAAGGGCTGGTCATGTCCCTACAAGCCCAGCAATTCCCGGTGGCCCCCGTGGCCGTGGCAGCGTCTGCTCCACCGCCCCCCCCCGCCGTACCCAGCCGCGACTGGTCTGCCGAGCAAGCCCAGAACGGCGCGCACATCCGGGCCGCTATCGCCGTACTGGACACCGACTTCACCGTGGCCCGCTACGCCCCGATGGACGCGGCATTGGCAGAAAACAGCAGCTTGACCCGTGAGGCCGTCGCGGCCCAACAAATGGCGATTGCACGCCGACTGCGCCTGGACCACATCGTCGGCCTGCAAGCCCGTGGTGCATCCTCCCAGGCGCTGAACGAGTTCCGGGCCCTGGAGGCCGAGGGCGATCCTCTGCCTGCGTATGCACTCAACGCCGCCGCCGATGCCCTGATGGCCCTGCGCCAGCCCGAACAGGCCCGCACTCTGTACCAACGCGCGCTGGCCGCCGACCCCGGCAATGGCGGCACCCAAGCCGGCCTGATGTATGCCGAGCTGGAAGCCGAGAACTTTCCCGGCATGGAGCAGATCGTGCAGCAGCGCCTTGAAGCCACCCAGCGCAGCCCCGCCGCGCGCAGTACCGAGGTGTCGGCCCTGCGCTTTTCCGACCGCATCCAGCCCGCAGCAGAAGCGCTCGCGCAGCTCAGCACCGAATTCCCTGCTGACGTGGGTCTGTGGCTGGACCAGGCCGATCTGCTCTCGCAGCGCGGCCTGCCCCGCGCCGCCGCTGAACGCTACCGCGCCGTATTGGCAGCCGAACCCGCCAGCACCAAGGCCAAGGTCGGTTTGGCCGATGCTGTATGGGCCCAGGGCGACATCCCCGAAGCCGCAAAGATGGTGGCCGCTTTGCAAGCCGAAGCCCCGGAGCACCCGGCGGTGCAGCGTCTGGTGCGCGCATGGCAGCGCAAGCAACGGCCGTTTTTGACCAGCAGCGCCACCTGGGGCTTTGGCAGCGGCCATGTCACCGGCAATGACGATATGACCTGGTCCACCACCTTGTACAGCGGCCAAAGCGACCAGGGCCTACGCCTGTTTGCCACCCACCATCTGGCCCGCGCCCAATGGTGGTGGGACAGTGCCCACCTGTACCAGGGTACGGCCAGCCATGAACGCGGCGGCGTAGGCATGGAATGGACCCGACGCGACCTGCAGGCCACCGTAGAGCTGGGTACCGATCTGCGCAACGGCCGCGATGCCGTAGGGGCCGTGGGCGCAAACTGGCAAATCAACGACCAGCTGTCCCTGCGCGGCCGCTACGAGACCCAGACCAACGACTTCCCGCTCAAGGGCCGGGTACCGGATGTGGAGTCCAACCTCGGAGCCCCCACCTACCTGCATGCCGACAAAAAGACCGTGGGCGTGGCTTACCGCTGGAACGAGTCGCGCCGCGTGGCCGCCGATATCTCCAGCTACCGCTTCAACGATGGCAACCACCGCACCGCCCTGGCCGCCAGCTGGTCCGAGCGCCTGTACAGCGGCTATGGCCGCACGCTGGACCTGCAAACCGCGGCCTACACCAGCGCCAACAGCCTGCGCGATGCGGTGTACTTCAACCCCCAACGCGACTTTGCAGTTTCCGAAACCCTGGCGGCTGACTGGCTCACCTGGCGGCACTACGAGCGCAGCTTCAACCAGCGCGTGGCAGTCAGCGTGGGCCTGTACCGCCAGCAAAGCGGTGACGGCAGCAGCAGCGCCAGCTACAGCCAAACCTACGGCTGGAACCCGTTCTACGGCGTGCACTACGAGCATGAATGGCAGTTCGGCCCCGACCGGTCGCTGCGCTACGGCATAGGCACACGGCGCTTTCCCTACGACGGCAAATTTGAAACCAGCCGCTACATCGACGCCACGCTGAACTGGAGATTCTGACCATGACCCCACACCGATCTGCACGCCCTCAGGAGACCTAAGTTGGAACATCTCTTCTCCGGCTCTGCCATCCAGATGCTGTTCGACTTCACGTTCTACTACCCCCTGTTCATGTCCTACCTGTGGATGTGCGGCGGGCTGTACTACTACTTCCACTACGAGCGCAACGACCCGCCCTACGACCAGCCGCCTGCGCTCACCGAATACCCCGCGGTCAGCATTCTGGTGCCCTGCCACAACGAGGCCAGCAACATCGAAGACACGGTGGAGGCTCTGCTGGCCATCAACTACCCCACCTTCGAAATCCTGCTGATCGACGATGGCAGCACCGATGCGTCGCCCCAGATGCTGGATGCCATCGCCCGCCAGGACAGCCGCGTGCGCGTCATCCACCTGGCCAAAAACCAGGGCAAGGCGGTGGGCCTAAACACCGCCGCCATGATGGCCAAATACGACTTCTTTTTGTGCATCGACGGCGACTCGTTGGTAGACCCGCACTGCCTGCACTGGATGATGCGGCACCTGGTCAACAGCCCGCGCGTCGGCGCGGTATCGGGCAACCCGCGCATCCGCACCCGGTCGACGCTGATCGGCCGCATCCAGGTGGGCGAATTCTCTTCTATCATTGGTCTGATCAAGCGGGCCCAGCGCACCTACGGAAAGATGTTCACGGTGTCAGGCGTGATGGTGTGCTTTCGCCGTGCGGCATTACACGACGCCGGCTACTGGAACCCGGACGCATTGACCGAAGACATCGACATCAGCTGGCGGCTGCAAATGCGCCACTGGGATGTGCGCTTTGAACCGAATGCCTTGTGCTGGATTCTGATGCCCGAAACCCTGCGCGGTTTATGGCGGCAGCGCCTGCGCTGGTCCATGGGCGGCACACAGGTGCTGTTCAGCCAGAACGGTTTGTTCGGCCGCTGGCGGCACCGCCGCATGCTGCCGGTGTACCTGGAGTACTTCACCAGCGTGCTCTGGGCCTACACCATGGCGGCGGTATTCGCGCTGTGGACGCTCAAGCACTTTGTCCCACTGCCGCCTGCCTTGGTCATCGACACCCTGCTGCCGGAATGGAATGGCCTGGTGATCGGCACCACCTGCCTGCTGCAATTTGCCGTCAGCATGGCGCTGGACGCGCGCTACGAAAAAGGCATGGGCCGCTACTACTACTGGATGATCTGGTATCCGCTGGCATTTTGGATTTTGAACGTCTTCACCACCCTGGTGGCCGTACCCAAGGTACTGCTGCGCGGCAAACAGCGTGCCACCTGGAAAAGCCCGGACCGGGGGCTGCAACCATGAAATCACCGTTGATCATCGACCGCCCCGACCTGCAGGTCTGGCAACAGAAAGCCATGTTTGGCGCACTCACCGCCTTGTTCTGGGTGTTGTGGATATTCTTGTGGATGCCGCTCATCACGCTGGTGGCCTGGCTGTTTTTCGGCCAGCGCTTCCAACTTTATATGTTCGAGCTGGACGGCTACAAAACCTTCATGGGCTTGCTGGCCGTGTACTGCCTGGTGATCGGCATCATGGGCGGTGCCCTGCTGCTGTGGGCCGTCTACAACCACCTGCGATTTCGGGGCATTGACCGCCGCCGGGAGATGGATGCGCCTTCGGCCACCGCCATGGGCGACCACATCAACCACCCCAGCACTGCGATTGACAGCTGGCGCAACCACGCCATCGTGACCGTGCACCACGACGACCAAGGCAACATCGCCCGGGTTGAGCCTACGGCGGTATCGCAGGCCTAAAGCCCCCCCGCCAAACCCGACCCGGGGGCGGGAAAACCCCCGCCCCAAAAGCCGTTTCAGGCCCCGAAACGTCAGCTTTCGGTCAGCCCCCCTGCGCACACTCATTCCACTGCCAGAACGATATCTCGTCCTGTCGGCGGTTCGATTGACACACACAAAAGGGGACAACCATGACGGATCCGATCGTGGCCAAAATAGAGGCCAATCCCAAATACCATGAGCTCAAACGCAAGCGCACCCGGTTTGGCTGGTTGCTCTCTGCGCTGATGATGCTGGTGTACTACGGCTACATCGCGCTCATCGCGTTCGACAAACCCTTTTTGGCCACGCCCCTGGGCGCAGGCGTAACCACCCTGGGCATTCCCATGGGCATGGGCGTGATCGTATTTACCGTACTGATCACCGCCATCTACGTGCGCCGCGCCAACGGCGAATACGACCGCCTGACCGCTGAAATCCTGAAGGATGTCTCCAAATGAAAGCCATCCTGAAATCTGTGGGCGCCGTGGCGCTGATGCTGGCAGCCGGGGCGGCTATGGCCGCCGGCGGCGACCTGGGCCAGGTAGACAAGCAGCCCACCAACTGGGTAGCCATCAGCATGTTTGCGATCTTTGTGGTCGCCACGCTGTTTATCACCAAATGGGCGGCGGCCAAAACCAAATCGGCTTCTGACTTCTACACCGCAGGCGGTGGTATTACCGGCTTCCAGAACGGCCTGGCGATTGCGGGCGACTACATGTCGGCAGCGTCCTTCCTGGGCATTACCGCCACCGTCATGGCCTTCGGCTACGATGGCCTGATCTACTCCATCGGCTTTCTGGTCGGCTGGCCCGTCATCACCTTTCTGATGGCCGAGCGCTTGCGCAACCTGGGCAAGTTCACCTTTGCCGACGTGGCCGCGTACCGCTTCCAGCAAACCCCGATCCGCATGTTTGCGGCCTCGGGCACGCTGGTGGTGGTGGCGTTTTACCTGATTGCCCAGATGGTGGGCGCGGGTGCGCTGATCAAGTTGCTGTTCGGCCTGGACTACTGGCTGGCGGTGGTGATTGTGGGCGGCCTGATGATGGTGTACGTGCTGTTTGGCGGTATGACGGCCACCACCTGGGTGCAGATCATCAAGGCCTGCATGCTGCTAGCGGGCGTGAGCTTCATGGCTTTCATGGTGCTGGCACAGTTCAGCTTCAGCCCCGAGGCGCTGTTTGCCAAGGCGGTGGAAGTCAAGACCCAGTTCGCCCTGAACGACGGCAAGATGCCGGACGCGGCGGCCAAAATCGGCCTGGCCATCATGGGGCCCGGTGGTTTTGTGAAAGACCCGATTTCTGCCATCTCCTTCGGCATGGCGCTGATGTTTGGTACCGCTGGTTTGCCGCACATCCTGATGCGCTTCTTCACCGTGCCCAACGCCAAGGAAGCCCGTAAATCCGTGCTGTGGGCGACCACCTGGATTGGTTACTTTTACGTGCTGATCTTCATCATCGGTTTTGGTGCCATCACCCTGGTGCTGACCAACCCCGAGTTTGCAGACACCGCCAAGGGCATCATCAAGGGCGGCGGCGGATCGAGCAACATGGCCGCCGTGCTGGTCGCCAAGGCCGTGGGCGGCAACGTCTTCTTCGGCTTCATCTCCGCCGTTGCGTTTGCCACTATCCTGGCCGTGGTGGCGGGCTTGACCTTGTCGGGTGCCTCCGCTGTGTCGCATGACCTGTACGCCACCGTGTTCAAAAAGGGCAAGGCTGACAGCGCATCCGAACTGAAGGTATCGCGCATCACCACCGTGGCGCTGGGTATTGTGGCTGTGGCACTGGGCATTGCGTTCGAGAAGCAAAACGTCGCCTTCATGGTGTCGCTGGCCTTCGCGATTGCGGCATCGGCCAACTTCCCGGTGCTGTTCATGTCGGTGCTGTGGAAAGACTGCACCACGCGTGGTGCGGTGATTGGTGGCTTCATGGGCCTGATCTCGTCGGTGGGCCTGACCGTGGTGTCGCCTGCGGTGTGGGAAGTGACACTGGGCTACGCCAAGGGCTCGGCCCTGTTCCCCTACACCTCGCCGGCGCTGTTTTCCATGACCATCGGTTTTGTCGGCATCTGGCTGTTCTCGGTCCTGGACCGCAGCCCACAAGCCGCCAAAGAGCGCGATGCCTTCAAGGCACAGCAGGTACGTTCGGAAACCGGGTTTGGCGCATCGGGCGCATCCGGACACTAAGACCGTCGCCTGTGCATGGCCCTCTGAGCGGGCCATCCAAAACCGTTCGTGCGGGTTGGGTCGAAATCCTTCGGCCAGACCCGTCCGAACGGTTTTTTTTGTTTTAGACCGTATCGGCTTGGGCGCGCCGGACAATCAGCCCCCACACCGCCAGCCTGCCCGCACCGTCCAGGCGACGCCAGGCGCTGATCTCGTCCAGCGTGCGCAGGCAGCCAATGCAGAACTGGCCAGCCACATCCATCTGGCAGACCCCCACACAGGGCGATGCCACTTCAGCATCTTTGAGGCTCCCTGTGCTGATGGCAAGGGCGTGAGCAGCTATTAAATCCATAGTAGTCATACCACCACATCCACTACCGGCGCGCCCGTCAGCCGCGCCAGATCGTCGGGCGACAGCGCAAACACCGCGTGCGGATGCCCCGCAGCCGCCCAAATCTGTTCAAACCGGAACAGCTCGCGGTCGATCAAGGTGGCCGGCGGATGCGCGTGCGCCACGGGGGCCACGCCACCGATGCTGAAACCTGTACGGGCCTTCACAAACGCCGCATCGGCCCGCCCCACCGGCCCCACCAGCGCGGTAACTTTATGCTCGTCCACCCGACGGTCACCCGAGGTCACCACCAGCACCGCGGCACCGTCGGCTACACGGCGAAAAATAATGCTCTTGGCAATCTGCCCCACCGCAATGCCCAGCGCATCGGCGGCCTGCTGGGCGGTACGGGCCGCGTCGTCCAACATGCGCGGCATCTCGGGGTGGCCCCGGGTTTGCAACAAGACCGCGACCCGTTGCACGCCTTCGGGCAGGGATGTCAGTTCAGCGCCGCACATCAATAACCCCGCTCACGTTGCACCACGCCCGCCACCGGCTGGCCTTGTAGCAGCGCCTGCAGCTTGGCGATGATCTGCGCCAGGCTTTCCCCTTCCAGGGTGCGCGCCGAAATATGCGGGGTGATGTGGATTTTCGGGTGGTCCCAAAAAGGGTGCCCGGGCGGCAGAGGCTCGGTGCGGAACACGTCCAGCGCGGCCCCGGCCAGATGGCCACTGTCCAGCAGGGCCAGCAGGTCCGCGTCCACCAGGTGCGCACCGCGCGCCACGTTGATGACGTAGCCGCCGGACTGCAGGTGGGAGAGGCTGTGCCGGTTCAGGATGTTCTGCGTATCCAGCGTCAGCGGCAGCAGGCAGACCAGCACTTTGCTGGCCGCCAGAAAAGCCTCCAGTTGCTCTGCACCGGCAAAACACCGCACACCGTCCACCACCTTGGGCTGGCGGCTCCAGGCGTTGACCGGGAATTCAAAGCCGCACAAAGCCTGCGCCACCCTGGTGCCCAGCACGCCCAGGCCCATCACCCCCACCGGGAAATCGCTGTGCACGGCCGGGAGCTGTTTGCGCCAGCGCCCGGCGCGGGCATCGGCCTCGTACGCGTCCAGCCCGCGAAAGTGCCGCAACACCGCGTGGCACACGTATTCGGCCATCTGCACGGCCATGCCCGCGTCCTCCAGCCGCACCACCTGGGTCTGCGGCGGGATGCGCAGGCGCATCAGCGCATCCACGCCCGCACCCAGGTTAAACACCGCCCGCAGGCCCGGCTGCTCGTCAAAAAACGCCTGCGGCGGGGCCCAGGCGATGGCGAAATCCGCCGGGGCGTTACCAGGGCTCCAAAGGGCCACATCGGCCTCGGGCCAGACGGCGTGCAAGCCGTCGATCCAGAATTGCGCCGCGCCATCGGGGTTGTATAAAGCGATCCGCATCCAAGTTTCCTTTTGTTTCAGATTTGCCGCATATTGTGTCCGTTGGCGTGTAGGCAAACTCCTAGAATTTGCCCTCCTATCTACAAAGGAGACATCCATGACAAGCACCCCTTGCGAATTTGTTTGGTACGAACTGATGACCAGCGATGGCCCCGCCGCCGAATCCTTCTACCAGGAAGTGGTGGGCTGGACGGTTAAGGATGCGGGTATGCCTGGCATGCGCTACGCCCTGGCATCGGCGGGCGACACCCAGGTCGGTGGCATCATGACCCTGCCCGCCGAAGCCAAGGCGGCGGGTGCCCAACCCGGCTGGTGCGGCTACATCGCCGTACCCGATGTAGAGGCCTACGCCGCACGCATGGCGCAAGTGGGTGGAGCGGTGCATGTACCGGCCACCGACATTCCCAACGTGGGCCGGTTTGCCATGGTCTCCGACCCACAGGGCGCCGTAGTCGCGTTGTTCAAGGGCCTGCCTGCCGAGCGCCCTGCCCCGCCGCCCGCAGGCACGCCCGGTACCTTCGGCTGGAGCGAGCTGCACGCGGTCGACGGCGTTGCCGCCTTTGCCTTGTATGCCGAGCTGTTTGGCTGGACCGCCGCCGAAGCCATGGACATGGGGCCCATGGGCGTGTACCAGCTATTTGCCGCCGGGGCCGCGCCCATTGGCGGCATGATGCGGCGCACCGACGGCGGCACCCGCGCCAGCTGGCTGTACTACATCCACGTGGAGCAGATCGATGCCGCAGCCGACCGCGTACGTGCGCACGGCGGGCAAGTGCTCAATGGCCCGATGGAAGTGCCCGGCAATATGTGGATCGTGCAGTGCAGCGACCCGCAAGGCGCGCAGTTCGCGTTGCTCGGGACCCGTTGAAACACTACTGTTTATATAGCTGCTCACGCTTATCCAATAAGCGCTAGCAGCCTTTTTTTCTTAAATTGCCCAGCCCCGCACCCGCTGTACCTGGGCCTTCAGGAAAGACCACAGCAGCACCAGCAACCAGATGCTGAGCGCCAGCACCACTGCCAGCACCACGCCGAAGCTGACCGGGTAGTGGGCCGCCAGCCACAGCGCGCCCATGCTCATGCCGTCTTCCAGAAAACTCAGGGCGATGTTGGAGAAAGGCTCGGGCGAGGTGTTCACGGCCGCCCGCGTAGCGGCCTTGGTGGCGAACGAAGTGGCGGCCAGCGAACCACCCAGCAAGGCGGCCACTGCGCCCATCACACCACTGTCAGCCCCGAACACGGCGGCGGCCAGGGCCGCCCCGGCGGGGATCCGGACCACCGAATGCAACACGTCCCACACCGTGTCCAGCCCCGGAATCTTGTCGGCAAAAAACTCCACAAACAGCATCGCCCCGCTGGCGGCCAGCATGGCCGGGTGCTGCAGCACATGCAAACCCGCTGGCAGCGTCCACCAGCCCAGCGCCCCGGTCAGCCCGGTGACAAACACCACGGCGTAGAGCCGGATGCCGCTGGCCCAGCCCAGCGCGGCAGCCAGGGCCAGCAGGGCAGGCATGTCCAGGTGCGCGCTGCCCTGGGCCAGCGCGTCTGCCGCGGTACGGGCACCGCCGTAGCCCAAGGCTTGCAACCAGGTCAGGAAGCCGTCCATGGCGCGGTACCGTCAAGGGGCCGAAGCATCTGCCGGTTTCACCCACACCACCAGGTTGTCCACCGCGTACAACTGGCACGGGCTGGTACTGATGCGGCGGCAGCGGGCCAGGGCCCGGTCGGACGGGTCGGTGGGCTCCGTGGGGTCGGCCGGGTCCAGTCCGGCGGTGGCAATCACCTTTTCCGACGAGAACGCAAATGCGCGCGGCAACGGCAGGTTCAGCCACTGGCGGTAGATCTTGCGCACGGTTTCGGTTTTGAACGGCAGCGCATTGATGTCGTCCACCTTGGCAAAGCCGGACGCGGTGTACGGCACGATCACCGGCGTCGACCCGGGCAAGACCGGCAGCACGGCGGCGGTGTCAACCACCGTTTCGGCAGACAAAGGCGGCAGCGCGGGCAGTTTGGCACTGGTGTCGCGCTTTTCCATCAGGTTGCGCAGCGCGTCGGGCAATTGTTTGGCCCAGGCCAGCATGGCCTCGTCGTTGTCCATCGACTGGGCGGGTACAAACACCCGGATACGGCCATAGTCGTTGCGCGAATACTTGGTGTAGACCACCTCGTACACCGGGCCGGGCAGGCGCACCGAGCTGGCCTGCACCCACTGCTGGGCCTGGGCGTAGAAGTCGGCCTGCACGCCCAGCAAATGGCCGGTGCGCTTGAAGATCTGCAGGCACTCGGGCATGTCCATAGTGCTGCCAAAGTCATCGCTGTACTGCGGGTTGCGGGCGGTGCATCGCTCGGCCTTCCAATCGGCGGCCAGGGTGGTGCGCGAGGGCAGCTCCAGCACGATGCCGCCACGCATACGGCCGTTTTGCACATCCATGGCGTAGGCCGCGTACACCGGCGAACGCGGTGGCGGGCCCAGTGAGGTGCTCCACTGGGCCTGGGCGATGTAGGTCCACTGGCCTTCGGGCAGCGCCAGGCTGCGCGGGCCGATGCTGATCTGCTGGTCCAGAATGGCCTTGGCAGGCGGGTTGCCGGGGATTTCAAGGGCCAGCGCACAGGGAACCAGCGCGGCCAGCCCGAGTGCCAGGCACAGATGCTGGATGGAAAGAACGGTCTTCATGGTGTCTCTTTGGCTTATAAGAATAAGTACGGTGTTTCTGCACACCGACGGCGGCACAGATGGCTGTACCCCCTGATGCTAAGGGAAGTGCGCCCCTGCGGTTACGGCGAGGTGCCAGGAACAGAGGCCGCCGGGTTCGTCCAGACCACCGCATCGTCCACCGCGTAGAGCTTGCAACTGTTGTCCTTGGCCGAACCGTTGCACCGCTCCAGCGCGATCTGCATGGCATCGGCGCGGGCCGTGCTGTAGGCCCAGGCACCTCCCGTGGCAGAGATGGCATAGGCCTTGGGAGAGTCGGCTGCACCGTAGGCCAGAAAGCCTTGTCGCCCATTTTCCTTGCTGCGCGGAATGGCTTTTTCGTCGCTGATGCTGGCAAAGTCGGTGGCAGGTGGCGGTGGGGTCTTGTGGCCGACGCGGGGCAGACGGGTCAGCACGGTGTGGGGCAGCCCCAGTTCGGCCAGAAACGCGTCCACCTCGGGCACCCAGATGGGCAGGCCTGCCGTCCCGCCAAACATGCCGTGCGCGTCGCTGCCGAAATTGCCAAACGCCACCAGCCGCGCCTTGCCGCCACCCTCCAGATAGCCCTGGTACATATCCTTGTACAGCGCCGGGCTCCAGTACGAGTCGTTGTCGCCATAAAACCAGAGCGAGGGCACGGTGGTTTGTGCGGCATAGCTTTTGAACGCACGCACCAGGTTGGACGGCCAGCCCGCGCAATCGTCTTGCCGCAAGCCCCCGGCAAAGTTCACCAGACCCTTGACTCCAGGCGACGGGAGCGTGCCAAAGGCCAGCGTGGTCAGCCCGCCGTGCGACTGGCCCACCACCAGTACCCGGCTGGTGTCGGCATCGGGCACGGTTTTCAGGTAGGCCAGCACCGCGGTCACGTCTTCGGCCTGCACCCGGCCATTGCTTTCCACATTGCAGCCGCCGCCAATGTAGGAGCCGCCGGACTTGGAAAAGCCCTGCCGCATCGGCACCGCCACCAGGTATCCGCGCTGCACAAACTCGCGCACCGCGGCCTCATACCGGGCGCGCGGCTGGAACTTGGTGTTGCCGGGCGATTTGCCGTGGTTGATGATGACCACCGGGAACGGCCCCGCGCCGGGCGGACGGAAAAAGGTGGTTTCCAGCTCGATGGTGAACAGGCCCGCCTTCTTCACCATCT from Comamonadaceae bacterium OS-1 carries:
- the pgaA gene encoding poly-beta-1,6-N-acetyl-D-glucosamine export protein: MGIQTPKSTLFLALAIASLTGGAQTVPTPTNAYQQAISNARAGRFDAALPMLERLVQQNPQSAAYRYDWIAVLSWSDRHAEALAASQALGLTAQVPDYVVSAIGKSALNGGQPQRAEAAYRSLLARHPRDADAAQGLVMSLQAQQFPVAPVAVAASAPPPPPAVPSRDWSAEQAQNGAHIRAAIAVLDTDFTVARYAPMDAALAENSSLTREAVAAQQMAIARRLRLDHIVGLQARGASSQALNEFRALEAEGDPLPAYALNAAADALMALRQPEQARTLYQRALAADPGNGGTQAGLMYAELEAENFPGMEQIVQQRLEATQRSPAARSTEVSALRFSDRIQPAAEALAQLSTEFPADVGLWLDQADLLSQRGLPRAAAERYRAVLAAEPASTKAKVGLADAVWAQGDIPEAAKMVAALQAEAPEHPAVQRLVRAWQRKQRPFLTSSATWGFGSGHVTGNDDMTWSTTLYSGQSDQGLRLFATHHLARAQWWWDSAHLYQGTASHERGGVGMEWTRRDLQATVELGTDLRNGRDAVGAVGANWQINDQLSLRGRYETQTNDFPLKGRVPDVESNLGAPTYLHADKKTVGVAYRWNESRRVAADISSYRFNDGNHRTALAASWSERLYSGYGRTLDLQTAAYTSANSLRDAVYFNPQRDFAVSETLAADWLTWRHYERSFNQRVAVSVGLYRQQSGDGSSSASYSQTYGWNPFYGVHYEHEWQFGPDRSLRYGIGTRRFPYDGKFETSRYIDATLNWRF
- the pgaC gene encoding poly-beta-1,6-N-acetyl-D-glucosamine synthase encodes the protein MEHLFSGSAIQMLFDFTFYYPLFMSYLWMCGGLYYYFHYERNDPPYDQPPALTEYPAVSILVPCHNEASNIEDTVEALLAINYPTFEILLIDDGSTDASPQMLDAIARQDSRVRVIHLAKNQGKAVGLNTAAMMAKYDFFLCIDGDSLVDPHCLHWMMRHLVNSPRVGAVSGNPRIRTRSTLIGRIQVGEFSSIIGLIKRAQRTYGKMFTVSGVMVCFRRAALHDAGYWNPDALTEDIDISWRLQMRHWDVRFEPNALCWILMPETLRGLWRQRLRWSMGGTQVLFSQNGLFGRWRHRRMLPVYLEYFTSVLWAYTMAAVFALWTLKHFVPLPPALVIDTLLPEWNGLVIGTTCLLQFAVSMALDARYEKGMGRYYYWMIWYPLAFWILNVFTTLVAVPKVLLRGKQRATWKSPDRGLQP
- the yjcH gene encoding inner membrane protein YjcH — translated: MTDPIVAKIEANPKYHELKRKRTRFGWLLSALMMLVYYGYIALIAFDKPFLATPLGAGVTTLGIPMGMGVIVFTVLITAIYVRRANGEYDRLTAEILKDVSK
- the actP_3 gene encoding cation/acetate symporter ActP; translation: MKAILKSVGAVALMLAAGAAMAAGGDLGQVDKQPTNWVAISMFAIFVVATLFITKWAAAKTKSASDFYTAGGGITGFQNGLAIAGDYMSAASFLGITATVMAFGYDGLIYSIGFLVGWPVITFLMAERLRNLGKFTFADVAAYRFQQTPIRMFAASGTLVVVAFYLIAQMVGAGALIKLLFGLDYWLAVVIVGGLMMVYVLFGGMTATTWVQIIKACMLLAGVSFMAFMVLAQFSFSPEALFAKAVEVKTQFALNDGKMPDAAAKIGLAIMGPGGFVKDPISAISFGMALMFGTAGLPHILMRFFTVPNAKEARKSVLWATTWIGYFYVLIFIIGFGAITLVLTNPEFADTAKGIIKGGGGSSNMAAVLVAKAVGGNVFFGFISAVAFATILAVVAGLTLSGASAVSHDLYATVFKKGKADSASELKVSRITTVALGIVAVALGIAFEKQNVAFMVSLAFAIAASANFPVLFMSVLWKDCTTRGAVIGGFMGLISSVGLTVVSPAVWEVTLGYAKGSALFPYTSPALFSMTIGFVGIWLFSVLDRSPQAAKERDAFKAQQVRSETGFGASGASGH
- the ghrA_2 gene encoding glyoxylate/hydroxypyruvate reductase A; this translates as MRIALYNPDGAAQFWIDGLHAVWPEADVALWSPGNAPADFAIAWAPPQAFFDEQPGLRAVFNLGAGVDALMRLRIPPQTQVVRLEDAGMAVQMAEYVCHAVLRHFRGLDAYEADARAGRWRKQLPAVHSDFPVGVMGLGVLGTRVAQALCGFEFPVNAWSRQPKVVDGVRCFAGAEQLEAFLAASKVLVCLLPLTLDTQNILNRHSLSHLQSGGYVINVARGAHLVDADLLALLDSGHLAGAALDVFRTEPLPPGHPFWDHPKIHITPHISARTLEGESLAQIIAKLQALLQGQPVAGVVQRERGY
- a CDS encoding putative glyoxylase CFP32; this translates as MTSTPCEFVWYELMTSDGPAAESFYQEVVGWTVKDAGMPGMRYALASAGDTQVGGIMTLPAEAKAAGAQPGWCGYIAVPDVEAYAARMAQVGGAVHVPATDIPNVGRFAMVSDPQGAVVALFKGLPAERPAPPPAGTPGTFGWSELHAVDGVAAFALYAELFGWTAAEAMDMGPMGVYQLFAAGAAPIGGMMRRTDGGTRASWLYYIHVEQIDAAADRVRAHGGQVLNGPMEVPGNMWIVQCSDPQGAQFALLGTR